One genomic region from Drosophila busckii strain San Diego stock center, stock number 13000-0081.31 chromosome 3R, ASM1175060v1, whole genome shotgun sequence encodes:
- the LOC108603689 gene encoding protein zwilch isoform X2, with protein MEALGSVWFLCDGSDFSQTQLLQYEFNPTHFSRGVLSYAGVLPAYMLKSQSLVQQHAMTAGMELKTYIENCYQVNPHMMLRCSWSTPSPLPALTELRSCTVLLNSTFRVGDCSSLTEDFMNQLRILVYIREDIISFHNDEQSGVNRDPIYRCGSGIDINELRESITKTMTEVSGFNEGYVDAHANCDIEEVVQRASLRRLTDLTDKLWELLKGCASYKDLKYAFLMVFQSALRCNVNTPTNKNRLAEIITNLANSRLAMPCLSGAEPLELLLEIGLEKIYKDYEFIFTESKLCSLKELHVSVNVSNGDSNDDPPASDLSKLRKSLHNAARGDAITSSGMRKTLLHPGHKQTSAKYPNGDDVFKNSSFDEQESVQRISKLFQIHCMLEHLLMMHINLNIPNVYADVCAQLLNRQPHQLEGLDDKLSDTVDIRLSAHYVVDYLNDKEPHSRQITMKSQNKLRDIKTTFYYNVENVCPPALAQCFQSDDKELVKERTYHAWIYRKIRTLK; from the exons ATGGAAGCACTGGGTTCGGTTTGGTTTCTATGTGACGGTAGTGATTTTAGTCAAACGCAACTCTTGCAATATGAGTTTAATCCGACGCACTTTTCTCGCGGAGTTCTCAGTTATGCCGGTGTTCTGCCCGCCTATATGTTGAAATCGCAATCACTTGTGCAACAGCATGCTATGACAGCTGGCATGGAGCTGAAAACGTATATAGAGAACTGCTACCAAGTGAATCCGCATATGATGCTGCGCTGTAGCTGGTCAACACCGTCGCCTTTGCCGGCACTTACAGAACTCAGAAGCTGCACTGTATTGCTTAATTCCACATTTAGAGTGGGCGACTGCAGTTCATTGACGGAGGACTTTATGAATCAATTGCGCATTTTGGTTTACATACGCGAAGACATTATAAGCTTCCACAATGATGAACAGTCGGGTGTCAATCGAGATCCTATCTACCGCTGTGGAAGTGGCATAGACATAAACGAGCTGCGAGAGTCGATTACCAAGACAATGACTGAAGTCTCTGGGTTTAATGAAGGCTATGTGGATGCACATGCCAATTGTGACATTGAGGAGGTGGTGCAGCGTGCTTCACTACGGAGACTCACTGATCTCACCGACAAGCTCTGGGAGCTGCTAAAAG GTTGTGCATCATATAAGGATCTAAAATATGCTTTTCTAATGGTCTTTCAAAGCGCACTCCGTTGCAATGTT AACACGCCTACCAACAAAAATCGACTGGCGGAAATAATTACCAATTTAGCCAATAGTCGCTTGGCCATGCCTTGTCTCAGCGGAGCGGAGCCTTTGGAATTATTGCTGGAAATCGGCTTGGAGAAAATATACAAAGACTATGAGTTTATATTTACTGAAAGCAAGCTGTGCAGTCTTAAAGAACTACATGTGAGTGTCAATGTGTCAAATGGTGACTCAAATGATGATCCGCCTGCCAGTGATCTTTCCAAGTTACGTAAATCCCTACACAATGCGGCACGCGGCGACGCCATTACCAGCTCAGGCATGCGTAAAACTTTATTGCATCCTGGTCATAAGCAAACTAGTGCTAAATATCCCAATGGTGATGATGTGTTTAAAAACAGCAGCTTTGATGAGCAGGAGAGCGTGCAGCGCATAtccaaattatttcaaatacatTGCATGCTGGAGCATCTTTTAAtgatgcatataaatttaaacataccAAATG tctaTGCCGATGTCTGTGCTCAACTGCTAAATAGGCAGCCACATCAGTTGGAAGGCCTTGATGATAAGCTCAGCGACACTGTGGACATTCGATTGTCAGCACATTATGTGGTCGACTATTTAAATGATAAAGAGCCGCATTCTCGTCAAATTACTATGAAatctcaaaataaattgcgtgACATCAagacaacattttattataatgtgGAGAATGTATGTCCACCAGCTTTGGCGCAATGCTTTCAAAGTGATG ATAAGGAACTGGTAAAGGAACGCACTTATCATGCCTGGATTTATCGCAAGATACGCACGCTAAAATAA
- the LOC108603691 gene encoding G patch domain-containing protein 4: protein MDFAKKILSKYGWKEGDGLGKNNDGIAAPLKASLKFDNAGLGVDRAKEFNDHWWERCFNEAAANVSVQVEKDGQVSTARKEGEEAVEISTKGYSARKLKKAKDQHSGANGGAVYEHFLQSALLTQDEGEVTNTDRIKSEDIAVSTVNVLTDEELFKACGGRTAHKGARHGLKLSGKLARIEQQEREMLAKLQLKQTAPDEVVEPTSKKKKKRKDKLAEKVEVVPLETKKRKLESCPEEVVKSKKKKKNNK from the coding sequence ATGGATTTTGCGaagaaaatattaagtaaatacGGCTGGAAGGAAGGCGATGGTTTGGGAAAAAATAACGACGGCATTGCTGCCCCACTGAAAGCGAGTCTGAAATTTGATAATGCAGGTCTGGGCGTTGATCGTGCCAAAGAATTTAATGATCATTGGTGGGAGCGCTGCTTTAACGAGGCCGCTGCAAATGTGAGCGTTCAGGTGGAGAAAGATGGTCAGGTGAGCACAGCACGCAAGGAAGGTGAGGAAGCTGTGGAAATCTCTACGAAAGGATACTCTGCACGCAAACTTAAGAAGGCAAAAGACCAGCATTCAGGTGCTAATGGAGGCGCTGTATACGAGCATTTTCTTCAATCAGCACTACTCACACAAGATGAAGGCGAAGTGACAAACACGGACCGCATAAAGTCGGAGGACATTGCTGTCTCAACAGTCAACGTGCTGACAGATGAGGAGTTGTTCAAGGCTTGTGGGGGTAGAACTGCGCACAAGGGAGCCCGACATGGACTGAAATTGAGCGGTAAATTGGCGCGTATTGAGCAGCAGGAACGTGAGATGCTGGCTAAGCTACAGCTCAAACAGACCGCACCGGATGAAGTGGTGGAAcccacaagcaaaaaaaaaaagaagcgtAAGGACAAATTAGCAGAAAAAGTCGAGGTTGTGCCTTTAGAAACTAAGAAGCGAAAATTGGAAAGCTGCCCCGAGGAAGTTGTCaagtcaaaaaaaaagaaaaagaacaaTAAGTAG
- the LOC108603690 gene encoding probable rRNA-processing protein EBP2 homolog — protein sequence MSDFEMEESGSEYDSGDNSDAELQAAFERGDLKPGLNVEFNGERDKINDITKLLAKTQAIRLQLPWLERLDMVNNLAPLAPELAVQLEKHEQKRANQFKGNAKIPYISPDEDPVLNDFKREMMFHRQAQCAVIEGIRQLHELGIKTRRPDDYFAEMAKTDEHMQKVRANLMAKQQGQAKSERIKQIREQRKMGKMLAKQTKVQREAEKKEMLDKLKKFRKGKLKNLDFLEDAKALESKQKQSVDKRKQRNKKFGFGGKKKGLKRNTKSSADGLESEKSTRRQRGVKAGASVNKRMGKSRRMKAKARK from the exons atgtCTGACTTCGAAATGGAAGAAAGTGGCTCGGAGTACGATTCGGGAGACAATTCCGATGCCGAG ttgcaagcGGCATTTGAGCGTGGAGACTTAAAGCCAGGTTTAAACGTAGAATTCAATGGAGAGCgtgataaaataaatgatata ACCAAACTGTTGGCGAAAACACAGGCAATACGGCTGCAACTGCCATGGCTGGAACGCCTGGATATGGTGAACAATCTGGCTCCGCTAGCACCTGAGCTAGCCGTACAACTGGAGAAACACGAGCAGAAGCGTGCAAATCAGTTCAAAGGCAATGCAAAAATACCTTACATTAGCCCCGACGAGGATCCCGTGCTAAATGACTTTAAGCGCGAAATGATGTTTCACCGCCAAGCACAATGTGCAGTCATTGAGGGCATAAGACAGTTGCACGAGCTAGGCATCAAAACGCGCCGCCCAGATGATTATTTTGCTGAAATGGCGAAAACAGACGAGCACATGCAAAAGGTGCGTGCCAATCTGATGGCAAAACAGCAGGGTCAGGCCAAGTCTGAGCGTATCAAGCAGATACGCGAACAACGTAAAATGGGCAAGATGCtggctaagcaaacaaaggtGCAGCGCGAGGCGGAGAAGAAAGAAATGCTCGATAAGCTTAAGAAGTTCCGTAAGGGCAAGCTTAAGAACCTGGACTTCCTTGAAGATGCCAAGGCGCTGGAgtctaaacaaaaacaatcgGTCGATAAGCGCAAACAacgcaacaaaaagtttggcTTTGGTGGCAAAAAGAAGGGACTCAAGCGCAACACGAAATCATCTGCGGACGGACTCGAGTCGGAGAAGTCGACGCGTCGCCAACGTGGTGTAAAGGCAGGTGCTTCGGTCAACAAACGTATGGGAAAATCCAGGCGCATGAAGGCTAAAGCACGGAAGTAA
- the LOC108603689 gene encoding protein zwilch isoform X1 produces the protein MTVNTYAELLRKYGEIYTITYNTPPTYLSRLVGARETGNKIILFYKEDRTGAVTTTPTKLRPRVDARANSLDLDLTGSPLKDDCLVEAIGDISLDLQLVDRNPWKRDEEYHRGENPDILRAIICSEQFQQMEALGSVWFLCDGSDFSQTQLLQYEFNPTHFSRGVLSYAGVLPAYMLKSQSLVQQHAMTAGMELKTYIENCYQVNPHMMLRCSWSTPSPLPALTELRSCTVLLNSTFRVGDCSSLTEDFMNQLRILVYIREDIISFHNDEQSGVNRDPIYRCGSGIDINELRESITKTMTEVSGFNEGYVDAHANCDIEEVVQRASLRRLTDLTDKLWELLKGCASYKDLKYAFLMVFQSALRCNVVNTPTNKNRLAEIITNLANSRLAMPCLSGAEPLELLLEIGLEKIYKDYEFIFTESKLCSLKELHVSVNVSNGDSNDDPPASDLSKLRKSLHNAARGDAITSSGMRKTLLHPGHKQTSAKYPNGDDVFKNSSFDEQESVQRISKLFQIHCMLEHLLMMHINLNIPNVYADVCAQLLNRQPHQLEGLDDKLSDTVDIRLSAHYVVDYLNDKEPHSRQITMKSQNKLRDIKTTFYYNVENVCPPALAQCFQSDDKELVKERTYHAWIYRKIRTLK, from the exons ATGACTGTTAATACTTACGCTGAATTGCTGCGCAAATATGGCGAAATCTATACAATAACTTATAATACACCGCCAACATATTTAAGTCGGCTTGTTGGTGCTCGGGAAAcaggcaacaaaattatacTTTTCTACAAAGAAGATCGCACAGGAGCCGTAACTACCACGCCTACCAAGCTGCGTCCAAGAGTTGATGCTCGAGCGAACAGTCTTGATTTGGACTTAACTGGCAGTCCGCTTAAAGATGATTGTCTTGTTGAAGCAATTGGAGATATATCCTTGGACTTGCAGCTGGTCGATCGGAATCCCTGGAAGCGCGACGAAGAGTATCATCGTGGCGAGAACCCTGATATATTGCGTGCCATAATATGCAGCGAACAGTTTCAACAAATGGAAGCACTGGGTTCGGTTTGGTTTCTATGTGACGGTAGTGATTTTAGTCAAACGCAACTCTTGCAATATGAGTTTAATCCGACGCACTTTTCTCGCGGAGTTCTCAGTTATGCCGGTGTTCTGCCCGCCTATATGTTGAAATCGCAATCACTTGTGCAACAGCATGCTATGACAGCTGGCATGGAGCTGAAAACGTATATAGAGAACTGCTACCAAGTGAATCCGCATATGATGCTGCGCTGTAGCTGGTCAACACCGTCGCCTTTGCCGGCACTTACAGAACTCAGAAGCTGCACTGTATTGCTTAATTCCACATTTAGAGTGGGCGACTGCAGTTCATTGACGGAGGACTTTATGAATCAATTGCGCATTTTGGTTTACATACGCGAAGACATTATAAGCTTCCACAATGATGAACAGTCGGGTGTCAATCGAGATCCTATCTACCGCTGTGGAAGTGGCATAGACATAAACGAGCTGCGAGAGTCGATTACCAAGACAATGACTGAAGTCTCTGGGTTTAATGAAGGCTATGTGGATGCACATGCCAATTGTGACATTGAGGAGGTGGTGCAGCGTGCTTCACTACGGAGACTCACTGATCTCACCGACAAGCTCTGGGAGCTGCTAAAAG GTTGTGCATCATATAAGGATCTAAAATATGCTTTTCTAATGGTCTTTCAAAGCGCACTCCGTTGCAATGTTGTG AACACGCCTACCAACAAAAATCGACTGGCGGAAATAATTACCAATTTAGCCAATAGTCGCTTGGCCATGCCTTGTCTCAGCGGAGCGGAGCCTTTGGAATTATTGCTGGAAATCGGCTTGGAGAAAATATACAAAGACTATGAGTTTATATTTACTGAAAGCAAGCTGTGCAGTCTTAAAGAACTACATGTGAGTGTCAATGTGTCAAATGGTGACTCAAATGATGATCCGCCTGCCAGTGATCTTTCCAAGTTACGTAAATCCCTACACAATGCGGCACGCGGCGACGCCATTACCAGCTCAGGCATGCGTAAAACTTTATTGCATCCTGGTCATAAGCAAACTAGTGCTAAATATCCCAATGGTGATGATGTGTTTAAAAACAGCAGCTTTGATGAGCAGGAGAGCGTGCAGCGCATAtccaaattatttcaaatacatTGCATGCTGGAGCATCTTTTAAtgatgcatataaatttaaacataccAAATG tctaTGCCGATGTCTGTGCTCAACTGCTAAATAGGCAGCCACATCAGTTGGAAGGCCTTGATGATAAGCTCAGCGACACTGTGGACATTCGATTGTCAGCACATTATGTGGTCGACTATTTAAATGATAAAGAGCCGCATTCTCGTCAAATTACTATGAAatctcaaaataaattgcgtgACATCAagacaacattttattataatgtgGAGAATGTATGTCCACCAGCTTTGGCGCAATGCTTTCAAAGTGATG ATAAGGAACTGGTAAAGGAACGCACTTATCATGCCTGGATTTATCGCAAGATACGCACGCTAAAATAA